The Phoenix dactylifera cultivar Barhee BC4 chromosome 9, palm_55x_up_171113_PBpolish2nd_filt_p, whole genome shotgun sequence genome window below encodes:
- the LOC103713144 gene encoding probable aminodeoxychorismate synthase, chloroplastic isoform X4: MGTSLVIRSPPSSSTSWSLSSRAHPRGLAPRPSPSPGSSSRSLAPNPEAAARAFRPLVMAWRRGHAGGMERRRKDDDGKEEILEEEVVRTLLIDNYDSYTYNIYQELSVVNGVPPVVVHNDEWTWEHIYHCLYIEKAFDNIVISPGPGSPTCPKDVGICLKILSECKDIPILGVCLGHQALGFVHGAQIVHAPEPIHGRLSEIDHTGCDLFKAIPSGINSGFKVVRYHSLVIDADSLPEELIPIAWATSVHTLSFLGTQQSDIIPNAFGDKSTLQPVGLLDGKIKGKGLSTINNNANDLKSTKVLMGVMHSNQPHYGVQFHPESIATSHGRQIFKNFKKMTIDYGLRMSLLHERKVHNSEFPRCKILNKKADMTHSLDMCKTSILAFKSMAVKYLRMQWKKIDGLASQVGGSENIFCQLFGDEHAEDTFWLDSSSKDQSRARFSFMGGKGGSLWKQITFRLSDQISEHTLRGVGHKSSKITNNFGGYLSIQDGYGSVQTTFLRDGLFDFLNKELQSFRYDKKDYEGLPFDFCGGFIGFIGYNLKVECGASSNSHKSTTPDACFFFADNLVVIDHWNGDVYILSLYETHSSHTKMGSCENLKEISWIVETEKRLLRLKAKATKKLNIQKSSSRPSNPNKDNFVVDKSKNQYIEDIEKCLKFIRDGESYELCLTTQMRMRVDKINALRLYINLRDQNPAPYAAWLNFTNENLCICCSSPERFLRLDGNDILEAKPIKGTITRGRTPEEDEHLRLQLQYSEKDQAENLMIVDLLRNDLGRVCEPGSVHVPRLMGVESYATVHTLVSTIQGKKKSNVSPIDCVRAAFPGGSMTGAPKLRSMELLDSLESCSRGVYSGSIGFFSYNQTFDLNIVIRTAVIHKGEASVGAGGAIVALSNTEDEYAEMMLKAKAPTKVVEECTSELDFCDSSFKTVA, from the exons ATGGGAACTAGTCTCGTGATCCGGTCACCGCCTTCGTCCTCCACCTCGTGGAGCCTGAGCTCCAGAGCCCACCCGCGCGGCCTCGCGCCGCGGCCTTCGCCGTCGCCGGGGTCCTCCTCTCGCTCCCTCGCCCCGAATCCCGAGGCCGCTGCCCGAGCCTTCCGGCCGCTGGTGATGGCCTGGCGGCGCGGCCATGCTGGAGGGATGGAGCGCCGCCGGAAAGATGACGACGGCAAGGAGGAGATCTTGGAGGAGGAGGTCGTGCGGACGCTGTTGATCGACAACTACGACAGCTACACCTACAACATATATCAAGAACTCTCGGTTGTTAATGGCG TGCCTCCTGTGGTGGTTCATAATGATGAATGGACATGGGAACACATATACCATTGCCTGTATATTGAGAAGGCTTTCGATAATATTGTCATATCTCCTGGACCAGGATCTCCAACATGTCCTAAAGATGTAG GAATATGCCTTAAAATACTTAGTGAGTGCAAGGATATTCCAATCTTGGGTGTTTGTCTTGGCCACCAG GCCTTGGGATTTGTACATGGTGCTCAAATTGTCCATGCCCCCGAACCAATTCATGGACGCCTCAG TGAAATTGATCACACAGGATGTGATCTTTTCAAAGCAATTCCATCAGGAATAAATTCTGGTTTTAAG GTTGTGAGGTATCATTCACTTGTAATCGATGCAGACTCACTTCCTGAGGAACTTATTCCCATAGCATGGGCTACTTCTGTGCATACACTTTCTTTTCTGGGAACCCAACAATCTGATATTATCCCTAATGCTTTTGGGGATAAATCAACTCTACAACCAGTAGGTCTTTTAGATGGCAAGATAAAGGGTAAAGGATTATCCACTATTAACAACAATGCTAATGACTTAAAGAGCACAAAAGTACTTATGGGGGTCATGCACTCTAATCAGCCTCATTATGGTGTACAG TTTCATCCTGAGAGTATTGCTACTTCTCATGGAAGGCAAATATTTAAGAACTTCAAAAAGATGACAATTGACTATGGGTTGAGGATGTCACTGCTTCATGAAAGAAAGGTTCACAATAGTG AATTTCCCAGGTGCaagatattaaataaaaaagcaGACATGACCCACAGCTTAGACATGTGCAAAACTTCAATTCTTGCATTTAAAAGCATGGCGGTAAAGTATTTAAGAATGCAATGGAAGAAGATTGATGGCTTAGCAAGTCAGGTAGGTGGGTCAGAAAACATTTTCTGTCAGCTGTTTGGAGATGAACATGCTGAAGACACATTTTGGTTAGATAGCTCCTCAAAAGATCAG AGCAGGGCACGCTTTTCTTTCATGGGTGGTAAAGGGGGATCTTTATGGAAGCAAATAACATTTAGGCTTTCTGATCAAATATCTGAACATACCCTCCGTGGAGTTGGACACAAAAGCAG TAAAATAACAAACAATTTTGGAGGTTACTTATCAATTCAAGATGGTTATGGGTCAGTGCAAACAACATTTCTCAGAGATGGTTTATTTGATTTTCTGAACAAG GAATTACAATCATTTCGTTATGACAAGAAGGATTATGAAGGGTTGCCATTTGACTTCTGTGGTGGATTCATTGGCTTCATCGG GTACAATCTTAAAGTTGAATGTGGCGCATCATCTAACAGCCACAAATCAACAACTCCAGATGCTTGCTTCTTCTTTGCTGATAACCTTGTAGTGATTGATCATTGGAATGGAGATGTATACATTCTGTCCCTATATGAGACACATAGTTCCCATACTAAAATGGGATCATGTGAAAACTTGAAAGAGATATCATGGATAGTTGAAACTGAGAAGAGGCTTCTCAGATTAAAAGCTAAGGCTACTAAAAAGCTCAACATACAGAAGTCATCGTCTAGACCTTCTAACCCGAATAAGGATAATTTTGTTGTTGATAAATCAAAGAATCAATATATTGAAGACATTGAGAAGTGTCTGAAGTTCATTAGGGATGGAGAAAGTTATGAATTGTGTTTAACAACACAAATGAGAATGAGGGTGGACAAAATAAATGCCTTGAGACTCTATATTAATCTAAGAGATCAAAATCCAGCTCCATATGCTGCCTGGCTGAATTTTACCAACGAAAATCTATGCATCTGCTGTTCATCTCCCGAAAGGTTTCTGCGATTGGATGGGAATGATATACTGGAGGCAAAGCCTATTAAGGGTACTATAACTCGTGGTCGAACACCTGAGGAAGATGAACATCTCAGATTACAACTGCAATACAG TGAAAAAGACCAGGCTGAAAATTTGATGATCGTAGATCTTCTAAGGAATGATCTTGGTCGGGTATGTGAACCTGGCAGCGTTCATGTGCCTCGTCTAATGGGGGTGGAGTCATATGCAACTGTTCACACTTTGGTCAGTACTATCCAGGGGAAGAAGAAATCAAATGTAAGCCCTATTGATTGTGTTAGAGCTGCCTTTCCAGGCGGCTCGATGACTGGAGCACCAAAGCTAAGATCAATGGAGCTTCTAGATTCTCTAGAGAGCTGCTCAAGAGGTGTCTACTCAGGATCCATTGGATTCTTCTCATACAATCAGACGTTTGATCTGAACATAGTAATTAGGACTGCTGTTATACACAAGGGAGAAGCTTCAGTAGGAGCTGGTGGGGCAATCGTGGCATTATCAAACACAGAAGATGAGTATGCTGAAATGATGTTAAAAGCAAAGGCCCCAACGAAGGTTGTTGAAGAATGCACcagtgaattggatttttgtgACAGCTCATTCAAGACGGTCGCATGA
- the LOC103713144 gene encoding probable aminodeoxychorismate synthase, chloroplastic isoform X3, giving the protein MGTSLVIRSPPSSSTSWSLSSRAHPRGLAPRPSPSPGSSSRSLAPNPEAAARAFRPLVMAWRRGHAGGMERRRKDDDGKEEILEEEVVRTLLIDNYDSYTYNIYQELSVVNGVPPVVVHNDEWTWEHIYHCLYIEKAFDNIVISPGPGSPTCPKDVGICLKILSECKDIPILGVCLGHQALGFVHGAQIVHAPEPIHGRLSEIDHTGCDLFKAIPSGINSGFKVVRYHSLVIDADSLPEELIPIAWATSVHTLSFLGTQQSDIIPNAFGDKSTLQPVGLLDGKIKGKGLSTINNNANDLKSTKVLMGVMHSNQPHYGVQFHPESIATSHGRQIFKNFKKMTIDYGLRMSLLHERKVSHACQSSEFPRCKILNKKADMTHSLDMCKTSILAFKSMAVKYLRMQWKKIDGLASQVGGSENIFCQLFGDEHAEDTFWLDSSSKDQSRARFSFMGGKGGSLWKQITFRLSDQISEHTLRGVGHKSSKITNNFGGYLSIQDGYGSVQTTFLRDGLFDFLNKELQSFRYDKKDYEGLPFDFCGGFIGFIGYNLKVECGASSNSHKSTTPDACFFFADNLVVIDHWNGDVYILSLYETHSSHTKMGSCENLKEISWIVETEKRLLRLKAKATKKLNIQKSSSRPSNPNKDNFVVDKSKNQYIEDIEKCLKFIRDGESYELCLTTQMRMRVDKINALRLYINLRDQNPAPYAAWLNFTNENLCICCSSPERFLRLDGNDILEAKPIKGTITRGRTPEEDEHLRLQLQYSEKDQAENLMIVDLLRNDLGRVCEPGSVHVPRLMGVESYATVHTLVSTIQGKKKSNVSPIDCVRAAFPGGSMTGAPKLRSMELLDSLESCSRGVYSGSIGFFSYNQTFDLNIVIRTAVIHKGEASVGAGGAIVALSNTEDEYAEMMLKAKAPTKVVEECTSELDFCDSSFKTVA; this is encoded by the exons ATGGGAACTAGTCTCGTGATCCGGTCACCGCCTTCGTCCTCCACCTCGTGGAGCCTGAGCTCCAGAGCCCACCCGCGCGGCCTCGCGCCGCGGCCTTCGCCGTCGCCGGGGTCCTCCTCTCGCTCCCTCGCCCCGAATCCCGAGGCCGCTGCCCGAGCCTTCCGGCCGCTGGTGATGGCCTGGCGGCGCGGCCATGCTGGAGGGATGGAGCGCCGCCGGAAAGATGACGACGGCAAGGAGGAGATCTTGGAGGAGGAGGTCGTGCGGACGCTGTTGATCGACAACTACGACAGCTACACCTACAACATATATCAAGAACTCTCGGTTGTTAATGGCG TGCCTCCTGTGGTGGTTCATAATGATGAATGGACATGGGAACACATATACCATTGCCTGTATATTGAGAAGGCTTTCGATAATATTGTCATATCTCCTGGACCAGGATCTCCAACATGTCCTAAAGATGTAG GAATATGCCTTAAAATACTTAGTGAGTGCAAGGATATTCCAATCTTGGGTGTTTGTCTTGGCCACCAG GCCTTGGGATTTGTACATGGTGCTCAAATTGTCCATGCCCCCGAACCAATTCATGGACGCCTCAG TGAAATTGATCACACAGGATGTGATCTTTTCAAAGCAATTCCATCAGGAATAAATTCTGGTTTTAAG GTTGTGAGGTATCATTCACTTGTAATCGATGCAGACTCACTTCCTGAGGAACTTATTCCCATAGCATGGGCTACTTCTGTGCATACACTTTCTTTTCTGGGAACCCAACAATCTGATATTATCCCTAATGCTTTTGGGGATAAATCAACTCTACAACCAGTAGGTCTTTTAGATGGCAAGATAAAGGGTAAAGGATTATCCACTATTAACAACAATGCTAATGACTTAAAGAGCACAAAAGTACTTATGGGGGTCATGCACTCTAATCAGCCTCATTATGGTGTACAG TTTCATCCTGAGAGTATTGCTACTTCTCATGGAAGGCAAATATTTAAGAACTTCAAAAAGATGACAATTGACTATGGGTTGAGGATGTCACTGCTTCATGAAAGAAAG GTGTCTCATGCATGTCAATCATCAGAATTTCCCAGGTGCaagatattaaataaaaaagcaGACATGACCCACAGCTTAGACATGTGCAAAACTTCAATTCTTGCATTTAAAAGCATGGCGGTAAAGTATTTAAGAATGCAATGGAAGAAGATTGATGGCTTAGCAAGTCAGGTAGGTGGGTCAGAAAACATTTTCTGTCAGCTGTTTGGAGATGAACATGCTGAAGACACATTTTGGTTAGATAGCTCCTCAAAAGATCAG AGCAGGGCACGCTTTTCTTTCATGGGTGGTAAAGGGGGATCTTTATGGAAGCAAATAACATTTAGGCTTTCTGATCAAATATCTGAACATACCCTCCGTGGAGTTGGACACAAAAGCAG TAAAATAACAAACAATTTTGGAGGTTACTTATCAATTCAAGATGGTTATGGGTCAGTGCAAACAACATTTCTCAGAGATGGTTTATTTGATTTTCTGAACAAG GAATTACAATCATTTCGTTATGACAAGAAGGATTATGAAGGGTTGCCATTTGACTTCTGTGGTGGATTCATTGGCTTCATCGG GTACAATCTTAAAGTTGAATGTGGCGCATCATCTAACAGCCACAAATCAACAACTCCAGATGCTTGCTTCTTCTTTGCTGATAACCTTGTAGTGATTGATCATTGGAATGGAGATGTATACATTCTGTCCCTATATGAGACACATAGTTCCCATACTAAAATGGGATCATGTGAAAACTTGAAAGAGATATCATGGATAGTTGAAACTGAGAAGAGGCTTCTCAGATTAAAAGCTAAGGCTACTAAAAAGCTCAACATACAGAAGTCATCGTCTAGACCTTCTAACCCGAATAAGGATAATTTTGTTGTTGATAAATCAAAGAATCAATATATTGAAGACATTGAGAAGTGTCTGAAGTTCATTAGGGATGGAGAAAGTTATGAATTGTGTTTAACAACACAAATGAGAATGAGGGTGGACAAAATAAATGCCTTGAGACTCTATATTAATCTAAGAGATCAAAATCCAGCTCCATATGCTGCCTGGCTGAATTTTACCAACGAAAATCTATGCATCTGCTGTTCATCTCCCGAAAGGTTTCTGCGATTGGATGGGAATGATATACTGGAGGCAAAGCCTATTAAGGGTACTATAACTCGTGGTCGAACACCTGAGGAAGATGAACATCTCAGATTACAACTGCAATACAG TGAAAAAGACCAGGCTGAAAATTTGATGATCGTAGATCTTCTAAGGAATGATCTTGGTCGGGTATGTGAACCTGGCAGCGTTCATGTGCCTCGTCTAATGGGGGTGGAGTCATATGCAACTGTTCACACTTTGGTCAGTACTATCCAGGGGAAGAAGAAATCAAATGTAAGCCCTATTGATTGTGTTAGAGCTGCCTTTCCAGGCGGCTCGATGACTGGAGCACCAAAGCTAAGATCAATGGAGCTTCTAGATTCTCTAGAGAGCTGCTCAAGAGGTGTCTACTCAGGATCCATTGGATTCTTCTCATACAATCAGACGTTTGATCTGAACATAGTAATTAGGACTGCTGTTATACACAAGGGAGAAGCTTCAGTAGGAGCTGGTGGGGCAATCGTGGCATTATCAAACACAGAAGATGAGTATGCTGAAATGATGTTAAAAGCAAAGGCCCCAACGAAGGTTGTTGAAGAATGCACcagtgaattggatttttgtgACAGCTCATTCAAGACGGTCGCATGA
- the LOC103713144 gene encoding probable aminodeoxychorismate synthase, chloroplastic isoform X5, with amino-acid sequence MGTSLVIRSPPSSSTSWSLSSRAHPRGLAPRPSPSPGSSSRSLAPNPEAAARAFRPLVMAWRRGHAGGMERRRKDDDGKEEILEEEVVRTLLIDNYDSYTYNIYQELSVVNGVPPVVVHNDEWTWEHIYHCLYIEKAFDNIVISPGPGSPTCPKDVGICLKILSECKDIPILGVCLGHQALGFVHGAQIVHAPEPIHGRLSEIDHTGCDLFKAIPSGINSGFKVSHACQSSEFPRCKILNKKADMTHSLDMCKTSILAFKSMAVKYLRMQWKKIDGLASQVGGSENIFCQLFGDEHAEDTFWLDSSSKDQSRARFSFMGGKGGSLWKQITFRLSDQISEHTLRGVGHKSSKITNNFGGYLSIQDGYGSVQTTFLRDGLFDFLNKELQSFRYDKKDYEGLPFDFCGGFIGFIGYNLKVECGASSNSHKSTTPDACFFFADNLVVIDHWNGDVYILSLYETHSSHTKMGSCENLKEISWIVETEKRLLRLKAKATKKLNIQKSSSRPSNPNKDNFVVDKSKNQYIEDIEKCLKFIRDGESYELCLTTQMRMRVDKINALRLYINLRDQNPAPYAAWLNFTNENLCICCSSPERFLRLDGNDILEAKPIKGTITRGRTPEEDEHLRLQLQYSEKDQAENLMIVDLLRNDLGRVCEPGSVHVPRLMGVESYATVHTLVSTIQGKKKSNVSPIDCVRAAFPGGSMTGAPKLRSMELLDSLESCSRGVYSGSIGFFSYNQTFDLNIVIRTAVIHKGEASVGAGGAIVALSNTEDEYAEMMLKAKAPTKVVEECTSELDFCDSSFKTVA; translated from the exons ATGGGAACTAGTCTCGTGATCCGGTCACCGCCTTCGTCCTCCACCTCGTGGAGCCTGAGCTCCAGAGCCCACCCGCGCGGCCTCGCGCCGCGGCCTTCGCCGTCGCCGGGGTCCTCCTCTCGCTCCCTCGCCCCGAATCCCGAGGCCGCTGCCCGAGCCTTCCGGCCGCTGGTGATGGCCTGGCGGCGCGGCCATGCTGGAGGGATGGAGCGCCGCCGGAAAGATGACGACGGCAAGGAGGAGATCTTGGAGGAGGAGGTCGTGCGGACGCTGTTGATCGACAACTACGACAGCTACACCTACAACATATATCAAGAACTCTCGGTTGTTAATGGCG TGCCTCCTGTGGTGGTTCATAATGATGAATGGACATGGGAACACATATACCATTGCCTGTATATTGAGAAGGCTTTCGATAATATTGTCATATCTCCTGGACCAGGATCTCCAACATGTCCTAAAGATGTAG GAATATGCCTTAAAATACTTAGTGAGTGCAAGGATATTCCAATCTTGGGTGTTTGTCTTGGCCACCAG GCCTTGGGATTTGTACATGGTGCTCAAATTGTCCATGCCCCCGAACCAATTCATGGACGCCTCAG TGAAATTGATCACACAGGATGTGATCTTTTCAAAGCAATTCCATCAGGAATAAATTCTGGTTTTAAG GTGTCTCATGCATGTCAATCATCAGAATTTCCCAGGTGCaagatattaaataaaaaagcaGACATGACCCACAGCTTAGACATGTGCAAAACTTCAATTCTTGCATTTAAAAGCATGGCGGTAAAGTATTTAAGAATGCAATGGAAGAAGATTGATGGCTTAGCAAGTCAGGTAGGTGGGTCAGAAAACATTTTCTGTCAGCTGTTTGGAGATGAACATGCTGAAGACACATTTTGGTTAGATAGCTCCTCAAAAGATCAG AGCAGGGCACGCTTTTCTTTCATGGGTGGTAAAGGGGGATCTTTATGGAAGCAAATAACATTTAGGCTTTCTGATCAAATATCTGAACATACCCTCCGTGGAGTTGGACACAAAAGCAG TAAAATAACAAACAATTTTGGAGGTTACTTATCAATTCAAGATGGTTATGGGTCAGTGCAAACAACATTTCTCAGAGATGGTTTATTTGATTTTCTGAACAAG GAATTACAATCATTTCGTTATGACAAGAAGGATTATGAAGGGTTGCCATTTGACTTCTGTGGTGGATTCATTGGCTTCATCGG GTACAATCTTAAAGTTGAATGTGGCGCATCATCTAACAGCCACAAATCAACAACTCCAGATGCTTGCTTCTTCTTTGCTGATAACCTTGTAGTGATTGATCATTGGAATGGAGATGTATACATTCTGTCCCTATATGAGACACATAGTTCCCATACTAAAATGGGATCATGTGAAAACTTGAAAGAGATATCATGGATAGTTGAAACTGAGAAGAGGCTTCTCAGATTAAAAGCTAAGGCTACTAAAAAGCTCAACATACAGAAGTCATCGTCTAGACCTTCTAACCCGAATAAGGATAATTTTGTTGTTGATAAATCAAAGAATCAATATATTGAAGACATTGAGAAGTGTCTGAAGTTCATTAGGGATGGAGAAAGTTATGAATTGTGTTTAACAACACAAATGAGAATGAGGGTGGACAAAATAAATGCCTTGAGACTCTATATTAATCTAAGAGATCAAAATCCAGCTCCATATGCTGCCTGGCTGAATTTTACCAACGAAAATCTATGCATCTGCTGTTCATCTCCCGAAAGGTTTCTGCGATTGGATGGGAATGATATACTGGAGGCAAAGCCTATTAAGGGTACTATAACTCGTGGTCGAACACCTGAGGAAGATGAACATCTCAGATTACAACTGCAATACAG TGAAAAAGACCAGGCTGAAAATTTGATGATCGTAGATCTTCTAAGGAATGATCTTGGTCGGGTATGTGAACCTGGCAGCGTTCATGTGCCTCGTCTAATGGGGGTGGAGTCATATGCAACTGTTCACACTTTGGTCAGTACTATCCAGGGGAAGAAGAAATCAAATGTAAGCCCTATTGATTGTGTTAGAGCTGCCTTTCCAGGCGGCTCGATGACTGGAGCACCAAAGCTAAGATCAATGGAGCTTCTAGATTCTCTAGAGAGCTGCTCAAGAGGTGTCTACTCAGGATCCATTGGATTCTTCTCATACAATCAGACGTTTGATCTGAACATAGTAATTAGGACTGCTGTTATACACAAGGGAGAAGCTTCAGTAGGAGCTGGTGGGGCAATCGTGGCATTATCAAACACAGAAGATGAGTATGCTGAAATGATGTTAAAAGCAAAGGCCCCAACGAAGGTTGTTGAAGAATGCACcagtgaattggatttttgtgACAGCTCATTCAAGACGGTCGCATGA
- the LOC103713144 gene encoding probable aminodeoxychorismate synthase, chloroplastic isoform X1: MGTSLVIRSPPSSSTSWSLSSRAHPRGLAPRPSPSPGSSSRSLAPNPEAAARAFRPLVMAWRRGHAGGMERRRKDDDGKEEILEEEVVRTLLIDNYDSYTYNIYQELSVVNGVPPVVVHNDEWTWEHIYHCLYIEKAFDNIVISPGPGSPTCPKDVGICLKILSECKDIPILGVCLGHQALGFVHGAQIVHAPEPIHGRLSEIDHTGCDLFKAIPSGINSGFKVVRYHSLVIDADSLPEELIPIAWATSVHTLSFLGTQQSDIIPNAFGDKSTLQPVGLLDGKIKGKGLSTINNNANDLKSTKVLMGVMHSNQPHYGVQVSCINLPWFLTSDLHSNLSSNCFFGIQFHPESIATSHGRQIFKNFKKMTIDYGLRMSLLHERKVSHACQSSEFPRCKILNKKADMTHSLDMCKTSILAFKSMAVKYLRMQWKKIDGLASQVGGSENIFCQLFGDEHAEDTFWLDSSSKDQSRARFSFMGGKGGSLWKQITFRLSDQISEHTLRGVGHKSSKITNNFGGYLSIQDGYGSVQTTFLRDGLFDFLNKELQSFRYDKKDYEGLPFDFCGGFIGFIGYNLKVECGASSNSHKSTTPDACFFFADNLVVIDHWNGDVYILSLYETHSSHTKMGSCENLKEISWIVETEKRLLRLKAKATKKLNIQKSSSRPSNPNKDNFVVDKSKNQYIEDIEKCLKFIRDGESYELCLTTQMRMRVDKINALRLYINLRDQNPAPYAAWLNFTNENLCICCSSPERFLRLDGNDILEAKPIKGTITRGRTPEEDEHLRLQLQYSEKDQAENLMIVDLLRNDLGRVCEPGSVHVPRLMGVESYATVHTLVSTIQGKKKSNVSPIDCVRAAFPGGSMTGAPKLRSMELLDSLESCSRGVYSGSIGFFSYNQTFDLNIVIRTAVIHKGEASVGAGGAIVALSNTEDEYAEMMLKAKAPTKVVEECTSELDFCDSSFKTVA, translated from the exons ATGGGAACTAGTCTCGTGATCCGGTCACCGCCTTCGTCCTCCACCTCGTGGAGCCTGAGCTCCAGAGCCCACCCGCGCGGCCTCGCGCCGCGGCCTTCGCCGTCGCCGGGGTCCTCCTCTCGCTCCCTCGCCCCGAATCCCGAGGCCGCTGCCCGAGCCTTCCGGCCGCTGGTGATGGCCTGGCGGCGCGGCCATGCTGGAGGGATGGAGCGCCGCCGGAAAGATGACGACGGCAAGGAGGAGATCTTGGAGGAGGAGGTCGTGCGGACGCTGTTGATCGACAACTACGACAGCTACACCTACAACATATATCAAGAACTCTCGGTTGTTAATGGCG TGCCTCCTGTGGTGGTTCATAATGATGAATGGACATGGGAACACATATACCATTGCCTGTATATTGAGAAGGCTTTCGATAATATTGTCATATCTCCTGGACCAGGATCTCCAACATGTCCTAAAGATGTAG GAATATGCCTTAAAATACTTAGTGAGTGCAAGGATATTCCAATCTTGGGTGTTTGTCTTGGCCACCAG GCCTTGGGATTTGTACATGGTGCTCAAATTGTCCATGCCCCCGAACCAATTCATGGACGCCTCAG TGAAATTGATCACACAGGATGTGATCTTTTCAAAGCAATTCCATCAGGAATAAATTCTGGTTTTAAG GTTGTGAGGTATCATTCACTTGTAATCGATGCAGACTCACTTCCTGAGGAACTTATTCCCATAGCATGGGCTACTTCTGTGCATACACTTTCTTTTCTGGGAACCCAACAATCTGATATTATCCCTAATGCTTTTGGGGATAAATCAACTCTACAACCAGTAGGTCTTTTAGATGGCAAGATAAAGGGTAAAGGATTATCCACTATTAACAACAATGCTAATGACTTAAAGAGCACAAAAGTACTTATGGGGGTCATGCACTCTAATCAGCCTCATTATGGTGTACAGGTATCCTGTATTAACTTGCCCTGGTTTTTAACATCTGATCTTCATTCAAATTTGTCATCTAATTGTTTTTTTGGCATTCAGTTTCATCCTGAGAGTATTGCTACTTCTCATGGAAGGCAAATATTTAAGAACTTCAAAAAGATGACAATTGACTATGGGTTGAGGATGTCACTGCTTCATGAAAGAAAG GTGTCTCATGCATGTCAATCATCAGAATTTCCCAGGTGCaagatattaaataaaaaagcaGACATGACCCACAGCTTAGACATGTGCAAAACTTCAATTCTTGCATTTAAAAGCATGGCGGTAAAGTATTTAAGAATGCAATGGAAGAAGATTGATGGCTTAGCAAGTCAGGTAGGTGGGTCAGAAAACATTTTCTGTCAGCTGTTTGGAGATGAACATGCTGAAGACACATTTTGGTTAGATAGCTCCTCAAAAGATCAG AGCAGGGCACGCTTTTCTTTCATGGGTGGTAAAGGGGGATCTTTATGGAAGCAAATAACATTTAGGCTTTCTGATCAAATATCTGAACATACCCTCCGTGGAGTTGGACACAAAAGCAG TAAAATAACAAACAATTTTGGAGGTTACTTATCAATTCAAGATGGTTATGGGTCAGTGCAAACAACATTTCTCAGAGATGGTTTATTTGATTTTCTGAACAAG GAATTACAATCATTTCGTTATGACAAGAAGGATTATGAAGGGTTGCCATTTGACTTCTGTGGTGGATTCATTGGCTTCATCGG GTACAATCTTAAAGTTGAATGTGGCGCATCATCTAACAGCCACAAATCAACAACTCCAGATGCTTGCTTCTTCTTTGCTGATAACCTTGTAGTGATTGATCATTGGAATGGAGATGTATACATTCTGTCCCTATATGAGACACATAGTTCCCATACTAAAATGGGATCATGTGAAAACTTGAAAGAGATATCATGGATAGTTGAAACTGAGAAGAGGCTTCTCAGATTAAAAGCTAAGGCTACTAAAAAGCTCAACATACAGAAGTCATCGTCTAGACCTTCTAACCCGAATAAGGATAATTTTGTTGTTGATAAATCAAAGAATCAATATATTGAAGACATTGAGAAGTGTCTGAAGTTCATTAGGGATGGAGAAAGTTATGAATTGTGTTTAACAACACAAATGAGAATGAGGGTGGACAAAATAAATGCCTTGAGACTCTATATTAATCTAAGAGATCAAAATCCAGCTCCATATGCTGCCTGGCTGAATTTTACCAACGAAAATCTATGCATCTGCTGTTCATCTCCCGAAAGGTTTCTGCGATTGGATGGGAATGATATACTGGAGGCAAAGCCTATTAAGGGTACTATAACTCGTGGTCGAACACCTGAGGAAGATGAACATCTCAGATTACAACTGCAATACAG TGAAAAAGACCAGGCTGAAAATTTGATGATCGTAGATCTTCTAAGGAATGATCTTGGTCGGGTATGTGAACCTGGCAGCGTTCATGTGCCTCGTCTAATGGGGGTGGAGTCATATGCAACTGTTCACACTTTGGTCAGTACTATCCAGGGGAAGAAGAAATCAAATGTAAGCCCTATTGATTGTGTTAGAGCTGCCTTTCCAGGCGGCTCGATGACTGGAGCACCAAAGCTAAGATCAATGGAGCTTCTAGATTCTCTAGAGAGCTGCTCAAGAGGTGTCTACTCAGGATCCATTGGATTCTTCTCATACAATCAGACGTTTGATCTGAACATAGTAATTAGGACTGCTGTTATACACAAGGGAGAAGCTTCAGTAGGAGCTGGTGGGGCAATCGTGGCATTATCAAACACAGAAGATGAGTATGCTGAAATGATGTTAAAAGCAAAGGCCCCAACGAAGGTTGTTGAAGAATGCACcagtgaattggatttttgtgACAGCTCATTCAAGACGGTCGCATGA